One genomic segment of Bacteroides caccae includes these proteins:
- a CDS encoding DUF4270 family protein, whose protein sequence is MRLFITLFYSLLLFCILFSCRDESSSIGAKWVDSSFMNAVTDTCTVTLSTLLSDSLATSGDTVCQIGRYKDNLYGEIKTSFYAEYEVPSHSLNETTEYQFDSITFKWYSSGNYLGDTLVYHRIELFSLSQGISLEDNGYLFNKTNVNYNRNNLLATLSIRPTPGHRNEMHELRLPDEWGKKWFNLMLEDEECMESQERFRAFFKGIAFIPDENGTCINGFQVNDSSFCLTLYYHELKEKPTEQTLVFKASSSLNYTKVEHDRTGTPIESLRAGTDYNLFSSESDHQVYLQGLTGMYINLEFPHLNNLNQKGRLVSIESAVLKLYPIKGTYNGKYPLPKSLTLYTADQNNSTQSVITDLSGNSVQTGNLVEDNVYYEDTHYSFDITSFIQNNLGTAGQSREKLQLFLSDNDFYNTVQGVIFGDSKHPMNDHNNNVSLTIYYKTYTK, encoded by the coding sequence TCTTGCAGGGATGAATCCTCTTCCATTGGGGCTAAATGGGTGGATAGTTCTTTTATGAATGCTGTAACAGATACGTGTACAGTAACGTTAAGTACTTTGCTAAGTGACTCTTTGGCAACTTCGGGAGATACGGTTTGCCAGATCGGGCGATATAAAGACAATCTATATGGAGAAATTAAGACTTCGTTTTATGCGGAATATGAAGTACCTTCTCATTCTCTTAATGAAACAACTGAATATCAGTTTGACTCTATTACCTTCAAATGGTATTCTTCAGGGAATTATCTGGGCGATACACTGGTTTATCATCGTATTGAGTTATTTAGTCTGTCACAAGGAATCTCATTGGAAGATAATGGTTACCTTTTTAATAAGACCAATGTTAATTATAACCGGAATAATCTTCTTGCTACTCTTTCTATACGTCCTACTCCCGGACACCGTAACGAGATGCATGAATTACGTCTGCCTGACGAATGGGGAAAAAAATGGTTTAATCTGATGTTGGAAGATGAAGAATGTATGGAATCGCAGGAGCGTTTCCGCGCTTTTTTTAAAGGAATAGCTTTTATACCCGATGAAAATGGGACGTGCATTAACGGCTTTCAGGTGAATGATTCCAGTTTTTGTCTGACTCTTTATTATCATGAACTCAAAGAAAAGCCTACGGAACAGACTTTAGTGTTTAAGGCCAGCAGTTCATTGAATTATACAAAGGTGGAACACGACCGTACCGGTACTCCCATAGAATCTCTCAGAGCCGGTACTGATTATAATCTTTTTTCTTCTGAAAGTGATCATCAGGTGTATCTGCAAGGATTGACCGGTATGTATATCAATCTCGAATTTCCGCATCTGAATAATCTGAACCAGAAAGGGAGACTTGTCTCCATTGAAAGTGCGGTACTTAAACTCTATCCTATAAAAGGTACTTATAACGGAAAATATCCGTTGCCGAAATCATTGACTCTCTATACGGCAGACCAGAATAATTCAACCCAAAGTGTCATAACGGACCTTTCCGGAAATTCCGTACAAACAGGAAATCTGGTAGAAGACAATGTCTATTATGAGGATACTCATTATTCATTTGATATTACCTCGTTCATTCAGAATAATCTGGGGACGGCAGGACAGAGCCGCGAAAAATTACAGTTGTTTCTCTCCGACAATGATTTTTATAACACAGTTCAGGGAGTCATTTTCGGAGATAGTAAACATCCCATGAATGACCATAATAATAATGTATCTCTCACTATTTATTACAAGACATATACGAAATGA